From the genome of Nocardia sp. NBC_01503, one region includes:
- a CDS encoding NADP-dependent oxidoreductase: MSENIPQTMRAISQDTLGGPEVLAEVQRPVPQPGPSEILVRVRATALNPTDWGHRRRPGLFLPPPPFVLGWDVSGEVVAVGIGVTLFQPGDEVFGMLPYPHGHGAAAEYVTGPTRAFARKPANLDHIQAAAIPLAALTAWQSLVDTANVQQGQRVLIHAAAGGVGHFAVQIAKSRGAYVIGTASSANHEFLHALGADEVIDYHAVDVHETVRDVDVILDPIDADHAIESMRSLRPQGVLVSLRALGAESLVSAAAERGVRAVLLLVEADHAGMTALAELAESGALRPAIAGTFPLADAAKAHALGETGRTAGKLVLTVD, encoded by the coding sequence ATGAGCGAGAACATCCCCCAGACCATGCGCGCCATCAGCCAGGACACGCTCGGCGGCCCCGAGGTGCTGGCCGAGGTGCAGCGCCCGGTTCCGCAGCCCGGTCCGAGCGAGATTCTGGTGCGCGTGCGCGCCACCGCCCTCAACCCCACCGACTGGGGTCACCGTCGCCGCCCCGGACTGTTCCTGCCCCCGCCGCCGTTCGTCCTCGGCTGGGACGTCTCCGGCGAGGTCGTCGCCGTCGGTATCGGCGTGACCCTCTTCCAACCCGGTGACGAGGTCTTCGGCATGCTCCCCTACCCGCACGGGCACGGCGCGGCCGCCGAGTACGTGACCGGACCGACCCGCGCGTTCGCCCGCAAACCCGCCAACCTCGATCACATTCAGGCCGCGGCCATCCCGCTGGCGGCGCTCACCGCCTGGCAATCCCTGGTCGATACGGCGAATGTGCAGCAGGGGCAACGGGTGCTGATCCATGCCGCGGCGGGCGGCGTCGGCCACTTCGCGGTGCAGATCGCGAAATCTCGCGGCGCGTACGTGATCGGCACCGCCAGCTCGGCCAATCACGAATTCCTGCACGCCCTGGGCGCTGACGAGGTGATCGACTATCACGCGGTCGATGTGCACGAGACGGTCCGCGATGTGGATGTCATCCTCGATCCCATCGATGCCGACCATGCCATCGAATCGATGAGATCGCTGCGCCCACAGGGAGTTCTCGTCTCACTGCGCGCCCTCGGAGCCGAGAGCCTGGTGTCCGCCGCCGCCGAGCGTGGCGTGCGCGCGGTCCTGCTGCTGGTCGAGGCCGATCACGCGGGTATGACCGCACTGGCCGAGCTCGCCGAATCCGGTGCACTCCGCCCGGCCATCGCGGGCACCTTCCCACTCGCCGATGCCGCCAAGGCGCACGCCCTGGGCGAAACCGGCCGCACCGCGGGCAAACTCGTTCTCACCGTCGACTGA
- a CDS encoding GlxA family transcriptional regulator: MQIEAIRPHRVVVLALDGVYPFELGIPNRVFGTADGRYEVLTCSVDGRPVRSNSDFHIAVEHDASLLATADTVVIAPCDVLGMLDSGLPQQVSEALARIRPGARLVSICTGAIVVAAAGLLDDRPATTHWNFADRFRELYPRIRVDPNVLYVDDGDILTSAGASAGVDLCLHLIRRDHGSEVANMVARRCVVAPWREGGQAQFIEQPVPPPAAAGTADARQWALENLHTPLTMADLADRARMSGRTFARRFRDEVGISPGRWLIQQRVFRARELLETTELSVDRIAAEVGFATGTSLRQHMHEAIGVAPLAYRRTFRALANAES, from the coding sequence ATGCAGATCGAGGCAATCCGGCCGCATCGTGTGGTCGTGCTGGCATTGGACGGGGTGTATCCATTCGAGCTGGGTATCCCGAACCGGGTGTTCGGTACGGCCGACGGGCGGTACGAGGTGCTCACCTGCTCGGTCGACGGTCGGCCGGTGCGCAGCAACTCCGATTTCCACATTGCCGTCGAGCACGACGCGAGCCTGTTGGCGACCGCGGATACCGTGGTGATCGCGCCCTGCGATGTGCTGGGCATGCTGGATAGTGGCCTGCCGCAGCAGGTTTCGGAGGCGCTCGCACGGATCAGACCGGGCGCGCGGCTGGTCTCCATCTGCACCGGCGCGATAGTCGTGGCCGCCGCCGGACTCCTGGACGATCGCCCCGCCACCACACACTGGAACTTCGCGGATCGCTTCCGCGAGCTCTATCCCCGTATCCGGGTCGACCCGAATGTGCTCTACGTGGACGATGGCGACATCCTCACCTCCGCGGGCGCGTCCGCCGGAGTCGACCTGTGCCTGCACCTGATTCGCCGCGATCACGGCAGCGAGGTCGCCAATATGGTGGCCCGCCGCTGCGTCGTCGCGCCCTGGCGCGAAGGCGGCCAGGCGCAATTCATCGAACAGCCCGTACCCCCGCCCGCCGCCGCGGGCACCGCCGACGCTCGGCAGTGGGCCCTGGAGAACCTGCACACCCCGCTCACCATGGCCGATCTCGCCGACCGCGCCCGCATGTCCGGCCGCACGTTCGCCCGCCGCTTCCGCGACGAGGTCGGCATCAGCCCCGGCCGCTGGCTCATCCAGCAGCGCGTCTTCCGCGCGCGCGAACTCCTGGAAACCACAGAGCTTTCCGTGGATCGCATTGCCGCCGAAGTAGGTTTCGCCACCGGTACCTCCCTGCGCCAGCACATGCACGAGGCCATCGGCGTAGCCCCCTTGGCGTACCGCCGTACGTTCCGCGCCCTCGCCAACGCCGAATCCTGA
- a CDS encoding FadR/GntR family transcriptional regulator — protein sequence MTASIPPLSRRTRSVSAEVAAHLEGLIISGELRAGDRLPSERELAAKMNISRSSLRQAMFELESKKLIERRQGRGSTVTDIPRAAAELAGGLGEAEIELGHASELRDLVEPRIAHLAALRAVESNLLSLENVLTRSHETLSAEESVRLDIEFHALLAHAAQNPLLVTLCTMTAEWTRRTRTLSHRTRVGRRISLHGHHLIYDAVARQDGEAAAAAMEQHLREVRELSLRTGRR from the coding sequence ATGACGGCTTCGATACCACCGCTGAGCCGCCGCACCCGCAGTGTCAGCGCGGAGGTCGCGGCACACCTGGAAGGGTTGATCATCAGCGGCGAACTGCGCGCCGGTGATCGGCTGCCATCGGAGCGCGAGCTCGCCGCGAAGATGAATATCTCCCGATCGTCGCTGCGGCAGGCGATGTTCGAGCTGGAGTCCAAGAAGCTCATCGAGCGCAGGCAGGGCCGCGGTAGCACCGTCACCGATATACCGCGCGCGGCAGCGGAGTTGGCGGGCGGACTGGGCGAGGCCGAGATCGAGTTGGGGCATGCCAGCGAATTACGCGATCTGGTCGAGCCGCGCATCGCGCACCTGGCGGCGCTGCGCGCGGTGGAATCCAATCTGCTGTCATTGGAGAATGTGCTGACGCGCAGCCATGAAACCCTCTCCGCCGAGGAGTCGGTGCGGCTGGATATCGAATTCCACGCGCTGCTCGCGCATGCGGCGCAGAATCCGCTGCTGGTGACGTTGTGCACCATGACCGCCGAGTGGACGCGGCGCACCCGGACGCTCTCGCATCGCACCCGGGTGGGGCGGCGGATATCGCTGCACGGCCACCATCTCATCTACGACGCGGTCGCCCGCCAGGACGGCGAGGCTGCCGCGGCGGCGATGGAACAACATCTGCGCGAGGTGCGGGAGTTGAGCCTGCGCACCGGGCGGCGTTGA
- a CDS encoding TetR/AcrR family transcriptional regulator, which yields MSQETPVEAAPPAADVSLFERAYREAIDHIDDTDPIRTRILDAADERFQHWGIQRSTMEDVARQAGVSRITVYRRFTTKDELVEHVILREFRRYFDKFLGDIAAATTPADRAVLGFVSSLRTFRGNPLIGTLITAEPDHFIGSLIGDGGRSVAMVSQFVAHQLRQEQRAGTIGADLNADVVAELMVRLCASFLAIPSQIVDIYDDEQLARIARQYLVPLLGPPPAQR from the coding sequence ATGTCCCAGGAGACACCCGTGGAAGCCGCGCCTCCCGCAGCGGACGTATCGCTGTTCGAACGCGCCTACCGCGAGGCGATCGACCATATCGACGACACCGATCCGATCCGCACCCGCATCCTGGACGCCGCCGACGAACGCTTCCAGCACTGGGGAATTCAGCGTTCGACAATGGAGGATGTGGCGCGCCAGGCGGGTGTCTCCCGCATCACCGTCTACCGCCGCTTCACCACCAAGGATGAGCTGGTCGAGCATGTCATCCTGCGCGAGTTCCGGCGCTACTTCGATAAATTCCTCGGCGATATCGCCGCGGCGACCACTCCCGCCGATCGCGCGGTCCTCGGTTTCGTGAGCTCGCTGCGCACCTTTCGAGGCAATCCGCTGATCGGCACCCTGATCACCGCCGAACCCGATCATTTCATCGGCTCGCTCATCGGCGACGGCGGTCGATCGGTGGCCATGGTCAGCCAGTTCGTCGCCCACCAACTCCGCCAGGAACAACGCGCGGGCACCATCGGCGCGGACCTGAATGCCGATGTGGTCGCCGAACTGATGGTCCGGCTCTGCGCCTCGTTCCTGGCGATCCCGAGTCAGATCGTGGATATCTACGATGATGAGCAACTGGCCCGGATCGCCCGCCAATACCTCGTCCCGCTGCTCGGGCCGCCGCCCGCGCAACGCTGA
- the ruvB gene encoding Holliday junction branch migration DNA helicase RuvB: MIDDESDFAPEPEFAPGTDFDTDAAESAVTAGYLASDGEIEASLRPKSLDDFIGQPRVREQLALVLRGAKQRGGTPDHVLLSGPPGLGKTSMAMIIAGELGTALRLTSGPALERAGDLAAMLSNLVEGDVLFIDEIHRMARPAEEMLYLAMEDFRVDVVVGKGPGATSIPLDIAPFTLVGATTRSGALTGPLRDRFGFTGHMDFYEPDELQRILIRSARILGVQIEEDAAAEIAGRSRGTPRIANRLLRRVRDYAEVKADGMVTRDIANAALEVYDVDVLGLDRLDRAVLAALIRSFNGGPVGVSTLAVAVGEESATVEEVCEPFLVRAGLIARTPRGRVATAAAWEHLGLVPPPDLVFGSIEVRAREQHPGLFDSL; encoded by the coding sequence ATGATCGACGACGAATCCGACTTCGCTCCGGAACCGGAGTTCGCCCCCGGCACCGACTTCGACACCGATGCGGCCGAATCAGCGGTCACCGCGGGCTATCTCGCCTCCGACGGCGAGATCGAGGCCAGTCTGCGCCCGAAATCGCTGGACGATTTCATCGGCCAGCCGCGGGTGCGGGAACAGTTGGCGCTGGTGCTGCGCGGTGCGAAACAGCGTGGCGGCACCCCGGATCACGTACTGCTCTCCGGGCCGCCGGGCCTGGGTAAGACGAGTATGGCCATGATCATCGCCGGTGAACTCGGCACCGCCCTGCGCCTGACCTCGGGTCCGGCGCTGGAGCGCGCCGGGGATCTGGCCGCCATGCTCAGCAATCTCGTCGAGGGCGATGTGCTGTTCATCGACGAAATCCACCGCATGGCACGGCCCGCGGAGGAGATGCTCTACCTCGCCATGGAGGATTTCCGCGTCGATGTGGTGGTCGGCAAGGGGCCGGGTGCGACGTCGATTCCCTTGGATATCGCCCCCTTCACCCTGGTCGGCGCGACCACCCGCTCCGGTGCGCTCACCGGTCCGCTGCGTGACCGCTTCGGCTTCACCGGGCATATGGATTTCTACGAACCCGATGAGCTGCAACGGATTCTGATCCGCTCGGCCCGGATTCTCGGCGTCCAGATCGAGGAGGACGCTGCCGCCGAGATCGCCGGTCGCTCCCGTGGCACGCCGCGTATCGCGAATCGCCTACTGCGTCGCGTTCGCGACTACGCCGAGGTGAAGGCCGATGGCATGGTCACCCGTGATATCGCCAACGCCGCCCTCGAGGTGTACGACGTGGACGTGCTCGGCCTGGATCGCCTGGACCGCGCGGTATTGGCCGCGCTCATCCGCAGTTTCAACGGCGGCCCGGTGGGTGTGTCCACCCTCGCCGTGGCGGTGGGTGAGGAGTCCGCGACCGTGGAAGAGGTCTGCGAACCCTTCCTCGTGCGTGCGGGTTTGATCGCCCGAACTCCCCGGGGGCGCGTGGCCACGGCCGCCGCCTGGGAGCACCTCGGCTTGGTCCCGCCGCCCGATCTGGTCTTCGGTTCCATCGAAGTCCGTGCCCGCGAACAACATCCGGGTCTGTTCGACTCGCTGTAG
- a CDS encoding amidase family protein yields MAGAPADPAAPEAEMSRHEPSQPGGADDSLANGVWRVHGAPLIAAPAPGALTGHTVAVKDLYAVAGFAVGAGVREYLGDPEPRHAYVVAALLGAGADIAGIAHTDEFAYSITGANGGYGMPVNPAAPQRIPGGSSSGSAVAVARGEARIGLGTDTAGSIRVPAAYQGLWGIRTTHARISTRGVLPLAPSFDTVGWIAADPHTLAAVAECLIPAAQRPALSNPARPIVDRMLCEVADPALAAATLAVAETVEANPVDLETELETWFTAFRTVQAHEAWATHGDWIRAHPGALSPEVAQRFSFAAGITAAAAGAGRRVLSDAATHLRTALAGRMLLLPTTATQPPDRDADPAELEAGRTRTLHLTCLASLAGLPAVTFPLAPVDGIPTGLCLLGAPDTDHALIDMARHLAAAI; encoded by the coding sequence ATGGCCGGAGCGCCCGCCGATCCGGCCGCGCCGGAGGCCGAGATGTCGCGACACGAGCCCTCACAGCCGGGAGGTGCCGACGATTCACTCGCGAATGGTGTGTGGCGCGTACACGGCGCGCCCCTGATCGCCGCGCCCGCCCCCGGTGCGCTCACGGGCCACACCGTGGCGGTCAAAGATCTCTATGCCGTAGCGGGTTTCGCCGTGGGCGCGGGCGTGCGGGAGTATCTCGGCGACCCCGAGCCCCGGCACGCCTACGTGGTCGCGGCCCTGCTCGGGGCCGGGGCGGATATCGCCGGAATCGCCCACACCGACGAATTCGCCTACAGCATCACCGGTGCCAATGGCGGCTACGGCATGCCCGTGAATCCGGCCGCGCCGCAGCGTATTCCGGGCGGTTCGTCCAGCGGATCCGCGGTTGCCGTGGCGCGGGGTGAGGCGCGGATCGGCCTCGGCACCGACACCGCGGGCTCGATCCGGGTTCCCGCCGCCTATCAGGGTCTCTGGGGGATCCGAACCACGCACGCCCGCATATCGACTCGCGGTGTGCTCCCGCTGGCTCCCTCCTTCGATACCGTCGGTTGGATCGCCGCCGATCCGCATACCCTCGCCGCCGTCGCCGAATGCCTCATACCGGCGGCGCAGCGCCCCGCGCTCTCGAATCCTGCCCGGCCGATAGTGGACCGAATGCTCTGCGAGGTCGCCGATCCGGCGCTGGCCGCGGCAACGCTCGCCGTTGCGGAGACGGTGGAGGCGAACCCGGTGGATCTGGAGACCGAACTCGAGACCTGGTTCACCGCGTTTCGCACCGTCCAGGCCCACGAAGCCTGGGCCACTCACGGGGATTGGATCCGTGCCCATCCCGGCGCCCTGAGTCCCGAAGTGGCCCAGCGCTTCTCCTTCGCCGCGGGTATCACCGCGGCCGCCGCCGGAGCGGGTCGCCGGGTGCTGTCCGACGCCGCCACCCACCTGCGCACCGCTCTCGCGGGTCGAATGCTGCTGCTGCCCACCACCGCGACCCAGCCGCCCGACCGTGACGCGGACCCCGCCGAACTGGAAGCGGGTCGCACCCGCACCCTGCACCTGACCTGTCTGGCTTCCTTGGCAGGGCTTCCGGCGGTGACCTTTCCGCTGGCCCCCGTGGACGGAATTCCCACCGGCCTCTGTCTACTCGGCGCTCCCGACACCGACCATGCCCTCATCGATATGGCTCGCCACCTCGCCGCCGCCATCTGA
- a CDS encoding sulfite exporter TauE/SafE family protein yields MDPAHLVLLLVAGFGAGVCNAIAGGGSLLSFPALLATGLPPVAATVTNSVSVWPGYLGGAAALRKRLDEHRALVPRLVLTGAVGASGGVIALLAAPPKVFAALVPYLILSATALFAAQPLLSKRLAARRGAGDSQLPLFAGVFLGGMYGAYFNGGMGIVLLTALALGIDASITMLNGLKSVLTLTVSTTAMVAVALFGPVHWLAVLVLAPACLVGGIAGAKLADRLRPGAFRAVVIVFGVGAGTAMLLS; encoded by the coding sequence ATGGATCCCGCGCATCTCGTACTTCTGCTCGTCGCCGGTTTCGGCGCGGGCGTCTGCAATGCCATCGCCGGTGGCGGCAGCCTGTTGTCATTTCCCGCGCTGCTGGCCACGGGATTACCCCCGGTGGCGGCGACCGTCACCAATTCGGTCTCGGTATGGCCCGGATACCTGGGCGGTGCGGCCGCACTGCGCAAGCGACTCGATGAGCATCGAGCGCTGGTGCCCCGGCTCGTTCTCACCGGTGCGGTCGGTGCGTCGGGCGGGGTGATCGCCCTGCTCGCCGCACCGCCCAAGGTATTCGCCGCGCTGGTCCCGTATCTGATCCTGTCGGCCACGGCGCTTTTCGCGGCACAGCCGTTGCTGTCCAAGAGACTGGCGGCACGACGCGGCGCGGGTGATTCGCAGCTGCCGCTGTTCGCGGGGGTCTTCCTCGGCGGCATGTACGGCGCGTACTTCAACGGCGGTATGGGAATTGTGCTGCTCACCGCCCTCGCGCTGGGTATCGACGCCTCGATCACCATGCTCAACGGCCTGAAAAGTGTGCTCACACTGACCGTCTCGACCACCGCCATGGTCGCGGTGGCGCTCTTCGGTCCGGTGCACTGGCTCGCCGTGCTGGTGCTGGCCCCCGCCTGTCTGGTCGGCGGTATCGCGGGCGCGAAGCTCGCGGATCGTCTGCGACCCGGTGCTTTCCGGGCCGTCGTCATTGTCTTCGGCGTCGGCGCGGGCACCGCCATGCTGCTCAGCTGA
- a CDS encoding amidohydrolase family protein, with the protein MAELVLRNARIDDAADLVDIAIENGIITAVGAQLPIHAPDEIDCAARVVIPGLIESHVHLDKALLDAERPNPDGTLAGAIAVTAELKREFTVESIRDRARRVLDMAITHGTTMIRAHPDVDPIVGLKGVRALLDLREEYRGRIDLQIVAFPQEGILQAPGTLELLRESLHSGADVIGGCSYNERTAQDCRRHINLVFDLAAEFAVPVDIHADFADDPGDPRFAMADYIAEVTARTGLSGRVTLGHMTSLAGQDPARRRHTLEHLASAGVAVVPLPATDMHLGGRSDTTNIRRGIAPIRELWAAGIRTAYSSNNIRNAFTPYGNADLLDVGLFLAQTSHLSGPEDLTRVLAMATTQAAHITGISPTYGLRPGADADLVVLSTHRVDHALLDRPARAYVLKAGRIVARTNTFTELSPARALSR; encoded by the coding sequence ATGGCAGAGCTGGTCCTGCGCAATGCCCGTATCGACGATGCCGCCGATCTGGTGGATATCGCCATCGAGAACGGCATCATCACCGCCGTCGGCGCACAGCTGCCCATTCACGCCCCGGACGAAATCGACTGCGCCGCACGGGTGGTCATCCCCGGCCTGATCGAATCCCACGTCCACCTGGACAAGGCCCTGCTCGATGCCGAACGCCCCAACCCCGACGGCACCCTCGCCGGAGCGATCGCCGTCACCGCCGAACTCAAGCGCGAGTTCACCGTGGAATCCATCCGGGACCGCGCCCGCCGGGTGCTGGATATGGCGATCACCCACGGCACCACCATGATTCGCGCGCACCCCGATGTGGACCCGATCGTCGGCCTCAAAGGCGTGCGCGCCCTGCTGGATCTGCGCGAGGAGTACCGCGGCCGGATCGATCTGCAGATCGTCGCCTTCCCCCAGGAGGGCATTCTGCAGGCCCCCGGCACCCTGGAGCTGCTCCGCGAGAGTCTGCACAGCGGCGCGGATGTCATCGGTGGCTGCTCCTACAACGAGCGCACCGCGCAAGACTGCCGCCGCCACATAAACCTGGTCTTCGACCTCGCCGCCGAATTCGCCGTCCCCGTCGACATCCACGCCGACTTCGCCGACGACCCCGGTGACCCCCGCTTCGCCATGGCCGACTACATCGCCGAGGTCACCGCGCGCACCGGCCTGTCCGGCCGCGTCACCCTGGGCCATATGACATCCCTGGCGGGCCAGGACCCCGCCCGCAGGCGGCATACCCTCGAGCACCTGGCGTCAGCCGGTGTCGCGGTGGTCCCGCTCCCCGCCACCGATATGCATCTTGGCGGGCGCTCGGACACCACCAATATCCGCCGCGGCATCGCCCCGATCCGCGAACTCTGGGCCGCGGGCATTCGAACCGCCTACTCCTCCAACAACATTCGCAACGCCTTCACCCCATACGGCAACGCCGATCTGCTGGATGTCGGCCTGTTCCTGGCTCAGACCTCACACCTGTCCGGCCCCGAGGACCTGACCCGGGTGCTCGCCATGGCGACCACCCAGGCAGCTCACATCACCGGCATCTCCCCCACCTACGGTCTGCGTCCGGGCGCCGACGCCGATCTGGTGGTGCTGTCCACACACCGGGTCGATCACGCTCTCCTGGACCGGCCCGCCCGCGCCTACGTCCTCAAAGCGGGCCGAATCGTGGCCCGCACCAATACATTCACCGAGCTCAGCCCCGCCCGCGCGCTGTCCAGGTGA
- a CDS encoding acetamidase/formamidase family protein, with protein MTSIVQGFAPAFAVLQQGEGIGGEARYIASEPDKVLWGRIPHAGDTPIASIDPGQSVLIDTISHEGILEDQGSDPVAYFGRHGVERDHILCDAIEVTTARKRDSLAGPHIVTGPIAVNGARPGDLLAIRIDDLTMRAPYGVVSTRHNRGVLAHKLGFDGDYGQFCSVESRAGQWFGRMPLHPDRPHAAEFPLNPFLGLIGVATDTDARLSSVPPGQHGGNIDIRRLTPGATLFLPVQVSDALFYIGDPHFAQGNGEVALTALEAPLRARLTVDLIPAATVTAGLGRPIGPFAAAHGFVIPTGLDPDLNRALEACVRNTIEMVVALFDADPQQAYLYLSAATDFNISQAVDQVRGVHGEIRVADFAQHATTELARRILERA; from the coding sequence GTGACGTCGATTGTGCAGGGATTCGCCCCCGCGTTCGCGGTGCTGCAACAGGGCGAGGGAATCGGCGGCGAGGCGCGGTACATCGCCTCCGAGCCGGACAAAGTGCTGTGGGGACGTATCCCCCATGCGGGCGACACACCGATCGCGAGCATCGATCCCGGGCAGTCGGTGCTCATCGACACCATCAGCCACGAGGGCATTCTGGAGGATCAGGGCTCGGATCCGGTGGCCTACTTCGGCAGGCATGGCGTCGAGCGGGACCATATCCTCTGTGACGCAATCGAAGTCACCACCGCGCGCAAGCGGGACTCGCTCGCCGGACCGCATATCGTCACCGGGCCGATCGCGGTGAACGGTGCGCGCCCGGGCGATCTGCTCGCCATTCGTATCGACGATCTCACCATGCGCGCGCCCTACGGTGTGGTCTCCACCCGGCACAATCGCGGTGTACTGGCGCACAAGCTCGGCTTCGACGGTGATTACGGCCAGTTCTGTAGCGTGGAATCCCGTGCCGGACAGTGGTTCGGGCGCATGCCACTGCACCCCGATCGCCCGCACGCCGCCGAATTTCCGCTCAACCCGTTCCTGGGGCTGATCGGGGTGGCCACCGATACCGATGCGCGATTGTCGTCGGTCCCGCCCGGTCAGCACGGTGGCAACATCGATATCCGCCGTCTCACGCCCGGCGCGACACTCTTTCTCCCCGTGCAGGTTTCCGATGCGCTGTTCTATATCGGTGATCCGCACTTCGCGCAGGGCAATGGTGAGGTCGCGCTGACCGCGTTGGAAGCGCCGCTGCGTGCGCGGTTGACGGTGGACCTGATTCCCGCCGCGACGGTGACAGCAGGGCTCGGCCGTCCTATCGGCCCCTTCGCCGCCGCGCACGGCTTCGTGATTCCCACCGGACTGGATCCGGACCTGAACAGGGCGCTGGAGGCATGTGTCCGCAATACCATCGAAATGGTGGTGGCGCTGTTCGATGCCGATCCGCAGCAGGCGTACCTCTACCTGAGTGCCGCAACGGATTTCAATATCTCCCAGGCCGTGGATCAGGTGCGCGGCGTGCACGGCGAGATCCGCGTCGCCGATTTCGCCCAGCACGCCACCACGGAGCTGGCCCGTCGCATTCTGGAGCGCGCGTAA
- a CDS encoding oxygenase MpaB family protein, producing MDAHRLNRRDAMRAGGGLLGAVGAMSLVARTARAEPWTWSPNDSIVGSGGGADPLTLWDPEADPVVAKVMDDGNVPEVNRLLATWTHNTQPLPDGLPRELADFIEYARQLPSWTDQGKLASSFDFTRKRGLYLGVLYAFASGMMSTVIPHEALAVYYSRGGTHLKDRIAKTAKFGYDIGTVNAYGDGGEMVVTCVKTRIIHAAVRHLLPQSPHWPAGVTPITQDDLMVTWHSLATTIMRTLNSWQLRIPTAESEGYLHSWQLAGHLLGIRDEYIPASWDQADAQAAQVLDPILAPTAEGINLADQLLNLGANLDLTLLSRGILGAFTRFIMGDKVGNWLQIPREPVWSPLLEVAWGPFVAVREGVLAAAPAVDIPYWMFDEFLRQFAMWYVAELRMPLSIEIPLTNR from the coding sequence ATGGATGCACACCGACTCAACCGACGTGACGCGATGCGGGCAGGGGGCGGGCTCCTGGGCGCGGTCGGCGCCATGTCACTGGTCGCACGGACCGCGCGGGCGGAACCCTGGACGTGGTCACCGAACGATTCGATCGTCGGCAGCGGCGGCGGCGCGGACCCGCTCACCCTGTGGGATCCCGAAGCCGATCCGGTGGTGGCCAAGGTGATGGACGATGGCAATGTCCCCGAGGTCAATCGGCTGCTGGCGACCTGGACGCACAACACCCAACCGCTGCCGGACGGCCTGCCCCGCGAACTCGCCGATTTCATCGAATACGCCCGGCAACTACCGTCCTGGACCGATCAGGGCAAGCTCGCGAGTTCCTTCGACTTCACCAGGAAACGCGGACTGTATCTGGGTGTGCTCTACGCCTTCGCCAGCGGAATGATGTCCACGGTCATTCCGCACGAAGCACTCGCGGTGTACTACTCGCGCGGCGGCACACATCTGAAGGACCGCATCGCCAAGACCGCGAAATTCGGATACGACATCGGCACCGTCAATGCCTACGGCGACGGTGGTGAAATGGTCGTGACCTGCGTGAAAACCCGAATCATCCATGCCGCCGTGCGCCATCTGCTGCCGCAGTCACCGCACTGGCCCGCGGGGGTCACCCCGATCACCCAGGACGATCTGATGGTCACCTGGCACAGCCTGGCCACCACCATCATGCGCACGCTCAACAGCTGGCAATTGCGCATTCCCACAGCCGAATCCGAGGGATACCTGCACAGTTGGCAACTGGCCGGACATCTGCTCGGCATTCGCGACGAATACATTCCGGCCAGCTGGGATCAGGCCGATGCCCAGGCCGCACAGGTGCTGGACCCGATCCTCGCGCCCACCGCCGAGGGCATCAACCTGGCCGATCAGCTGCTCAACCTGGGCGCCAACCTGGATCTGACACTGCTCAGTCGCGGCATTCTGGGCGCGTTCACCCGATTCATCATGGGCGACAAGGTCGGGAACTGGCTTCAGATCCCCCGCGAGCCGGTGTGGAGTCCACTGCTGGAGGTGGCGTGGGGACCGTTCGTGGCGGTCCGCGAAGGCGTGCTGGCCGCCGCTCCGGCGGTCGATATCCCGTACTGGATGTTCGACGAGTTCCTGCGTCAGTTCGCCATGTGGTACGTCGCCGAACTGCGGATGCCGTTGAGCATCGAAATCCCGTTGACCAACCGGTGA
- a CDS encoding GntR family transcriptional regulator, which yields MTPQQLCRAIRDDIIRGEFTPGQRLTEEALAESYGVSRVPVREALRTLEAEGFASSRPYAGVFVAELTEEEAADLLEIRARLEPLCASRAAVRRTPEQLGRLKELTALGQDAVRAGRLDELARLNSRFHEVLAEASGSTLLEQLITQLSWKIAWVYAVELPRRASDSWHEHEEICAALEAGDPDRAAQLVTDHIAHATYAYRLRQRD from the coding sequence ATGACGCCGCAGCAACTGTGCCGCGCCATTCGCGATGACATCATCCGCGGGGAGTTCACCCCGGGACAGCGCCTCACCGAAGAGGCACTCGCCGAGAGTTACGGCGTCTCGCGAGTACCGGTGCGCGAGGCGTTACGCACCTTGGAGGCAGAGGGTTTCGCCTCGTCCCGACCGTATGCCGGGGTTTTCGTCGCCGAGCTCACCGAGGAGGAGGCGGCGGATCTGCTCGAGATCCGCGCGCGCCTGGAACCGCTCTGCGCCTCCCGCGCCGCCGTACGCCGCACGCCCGAACAGCTCGGCCGCCTCAAGGAATTGACGGCCCTCGGGCAGGATGCCGTGCGCGCCGGTCGGCTCGATGAGCTCGCCCGGTTGAACAGCCGATTCCACGAGGTGCTCGCCGAGGCATCGGGCAGTACCCTGCTCGAACAGCTCATCACCCAGCTGAGCTGGAAGATCGCCTGGGTGTACGCGGTCGAACTGCCGCGCCGCGCCAGCGATTCCTGGCATGAGCACGAAGAGATCTGTGCCGCACTGGAAGCCGGGGATCCCGACCGGGCCGCGCAGTTGGTGACCGACCATATCGCGCATGCCACCTACGCCTACCGGTTGCGTCAGCGCGATTGA